The following nucleotide sequence is from Streptomyces sp. NBC_00237.
AGCAGCTCGCCACGCTCATCACGGCGCCGGAACTGCCCTCGGCCGTACGGAGGTTCAACCGCTTCGCCGACGCGGGCAAGGACGCGGACTTCGGGCGGGGGGAGAGCGTGTACGACCGGTACTACGGCGACCCCACGCTCCCGAACCCGAACCTCGCCCCGCTGGAGAAGGGGCCGTTCTACGCCGTACCGGTACACCCCGGCGACATCGGCACCAAGGGCGGCCTCGTGACCGACACCGAGGCGCGGGTGCTGCGCGAGGACGGGTCCGTGATCGAGGGACTGTATGCCTCCGGGAACTGTTCGGCGGCGGTCATGGGGGAGACGTACCCCGGTCCTGGCGCGACGATCGGGCCCGCGATGGCGTTCAGCTGGGCGGCGGTCAACGACATCGCCTCGGTCCTCCCGGTCCTCTCGGTCCTCCCGGTCATCGCAGGCGAGGGGTCGTCCACTCCAGGCGCCGCCTGAGCCTTTCGTCCCGTACGTGGCGGAGGGCGTCGCGGGCGATGTCGTGGGCGGGGGTGCCGGGGGCTCCGTCCGCGAGGGCGTGGAGGAGGGCGTCGGCGGCGCGGGGGTCCTGGCAGGCGGCCAAGCCTCGGGCGGCTTCGGCGTAGGTGGGGGTGGTGGGGGAGAGGGCTCCTGATGCGTCCGGTGCGTCCGGTGCGTCCGGTGCGTCCGGTGCGTCCAGTTCGTCTGTGTCTGCGGGTGCGTCTGTGTCTGCGGGTGCGTGGGGGGCTGAGGTTGCCTGCGGCGTTGGTCCCCTTCCCTCCCTTTCACCGTTCCCCGGGCGCTGCCCGGATCCGTGCGGGTGCGTTGTGGCTGGTCGCGCCCGCGCGGCGGAGCCGCACACGTCACAGCCCCGCGCCCCTGAAGGGGACACCTGTTGCGCCAAAGCGTCCCGTATCGGCGTGCTCGCCGTTCCGTTCGCCGCGCGATGCGCCAGGGCCTCCACCGCTGCCCCGCGTACCCCGAGGTCCGGGTCTCGGGACAGGGAGATCAGGGCGTTCACAGCGGGCTCGGACATGCCCAATCGCCCCAAGGCCCTCGCGGCCCTCTCCCGTACCCCCGCATCGGCATGCGGCACGCGGGCCAGCACCTCCGGCAGGGCCGTCGGGTCGGCGTGGCGGCCCAACGCCCGTATCGCCGCCCGGGTCAGGCACGCCGGGGCCTCCCGCGACGCCAGTTCGCGCAGCAGCGGTACCGAGCGGGTGCGCCCACCCACCCTCGCCAGCACGTCCGCTGCGAAGGTTTGGTGGAGGAAGGTGGAGGACTCGGCACACCACGACTCCGCCGCCCGGAACGTCTCCTCGCCCGCCCGCTGCCACAGCGCCGCCACCGACTCCCGCCAGTCGTTGCCCTCCGGGTCCCCCGAGCGGACCGCCCGCTCCATCAGCTCCGCCGCCGGTGTCTCCACGCCGAGCACGCACTCCAGGCGCGTGACCACGGCCGCGTGCGCCGTCTGCTGCTCGTCCGACGCCACCGGTACGCCGTCCCGCAACAGCTCCACCACCACCGTCGTACCACCCTCCTCCACCACCCGGCGCGCCGCGAACTCGTCGCCCTCCCGCACCCCGTGCATCTGCTGCAACCGTCGCCGCACCGCTTGCTCCACATCACTTTCCAGCCAGCCGCGCGCCTCGGCGAGGGCCGCCCTCCGGTCCGCGGCCCGGTGCCGCAGCAGCGCCCGCACCGTCGCCGGGGAACCGCGCCGCGCGGCCAGTACGAGGGCCGACTCGCCGCCGGGGCCGGGGAGGTCGGGATCCGCGCCGTGCGACAGGAGTACGTCCACCGTCCGCGCGTGGCCGCGCCCGGCCGCCCAGGTCAGCGCCGTGAAGCCGTAGTCCTCGCGCAGGTCGGGCCGCGCCCCGGCGGACAGGAGGGCCCGTACGGCCTCGGTGTGACCGCCGACGGCCGCCGCGCACAACGGCAGGTCCCCGCCGTCCGGGCCGCCCGGCCGGTCCGGGTCCGCGCCCGCCGCGAGCAGCGAACGCACCACCCCGGGGCGGTCGTTCGCCGCCGCCGCGTAGAGGGCGGTCGTTCCGTCGATGTCCGTGGCCTCCGCCGGGACGCCCGCCCGAAGCAGCCGTACAACAGCGTCGTCCTCGCCACCGTGCACAGCCTCGAACAGGTCCCGCAGGCCCGCTGTCGGCTCGTAGTCCATCCTTCGACCCTACGCGGACCGCCGACCGTTCCCGCAGGTCAGGTGCTGTGCTGGTCAGATGGGTGGGAGTGACGCAGGGGGCGAGGACGCCCCCTGCGGGGGGTGCGGAAGGGCTGCGCGGGGGCGCGGAAGTGCTGTGCCGGGGGTGCGGAAGCGCCTCACGTGTCGCAGGACAGGACCGTGCGGCACAGGCCGCAGCGCGCCCGCAGCGTCCCGCGCACCGGCACCCGCAGCCGCTGGTGGCAGGTCGGGCAGGGGAACGAGACGCGCAGCGCCGCCGGTTCGCCCTCGAAGGCGTACCGGGCGAGAGGGCCCGGCGTGCCCGTGCCGCCGTGTTCCCGGGCTAGCCTGCGATCCTTGGCGTACCGGTGCCGGGCGAGTCGGCCCGCCTCCGCGAGGGGCGGCTGCCGGGTGTCGCGCAGCGCCTGGGCCATGCCCTTCGTGTACGCCGTGTACGCCTCCGCGCTGGTGAACCAGGGGGCCGGGTCCTCCCCGAGGAGCAGCGC
It contains:
- a CDS encoding ankyrin repeat domain-containing protein produces the protein MDYEPTAGLRDLFEAVHGGEDDAVVRLLRAGVPAEATDIDGTTALYAAAANDRPGVVRSLLAAGADPDRPGGPDGGDLPLCAAAVGGHTEAVRALLSAGARPDLREDYGFTALTWAAGRGHARTVDVLLSHGADPDLPGPGGESALVLAARRGSPATVRALLRHRAADRRAALAEARGWLESDVEQAVRRRLQQMHGVREGDEFAARRVVEEGGTTVVVELLRDGVPVASDEQQTAHAAVVTRLECVLGVETPAAELMERAVRSGDPEGNDWRESVAALWQRAGEETFRAAESWCAESSTFLHQTFAADVLARVGGRTRSVPLLRELASREAPACLTRAAIRALGRHADPTALPEVLARVPHADAGVRERAARALGRLGMSEPAVNALISLSRDPDLGVRGAAVEALAHRAANGTASTPIRDALAQQVSPSGARGCDVCGSAARARPATTHPHGSGQRPGNGEREGRGPTPQATSAPHAPADTDAPADTDELDAPDAPDAPDAPDASGALSPTTPTYAEAARGLAACQDPRAADALLHALADGAPGTPAHDIARDALRHVRDERLRRRLEWTTPRLR